The following proteins are co-located in the Limanda limanda chromosome 5, fLimLim1.1, whole genome shotgun sequence genome:
- the LOC133001348 gene encoding rab5 GDP/GTP exchange factor-like → MWTDKQRGIRVSKEELLCKSACGYYGNPAWHGLCSKCWRERARSAGAQRQDTRPRNDGIPLTFSKFEEKKSIEKGHRINTMRRLFWGSPSPPKRQESSESQTNALKAYSSLEPGDFTGFLKILRSPSSQRLQSRCTAFLNTVEAYHDLPVQKQSDLVQDFFQSFAEYFDSLPEAQVTQIMEHVEKLIMTRLHKWVFCHDSCDDEQKDLALQRRIRSLNWVTPQMLSVPFPEKKIAVTSDPFLPAITAIIEMDAKRAPQDKLACVCKCSQHVFEALSNSSSEPANADDFLSGLIYVVLKANPPRLHSNMQYVIRFGLPHSLMAGESGYYFTNLSCAVAFIDKLDGPALNLSPEEFESYMLNQGAPPGVIKRQQTTSDTKHLLEELQGRQEKLHQGMDSLNVQLQNWVQAVHSQLDEATTQFALVQKEVTAQAALSNVLSSTSHDAPPQRDDEDQSVLVLADLHAGPKDTDC, encoded by the exons ATGTGGACTGACAAGCAAAGAGGAATCAGAGTTTCTAAGGAGGAGCTGCTCTGTAAGAGTGCCTGTGGGTATTATGGAAACCCTGCATGGCATGGCCTCTGCTCCAagtgctggagagagagagcccgtTCAGCTGGAGCCCAGAGACAAGACACTAG GCCGAGAAATGACGGCATTCCTCTCACCTTCTCCAAATtcgaggagaagaagagcatTGAGAAAGGCCATCGGATTAACACGATGAGGAGACTCTTCTGGGGAAGCCCATCGCCTCCAAAACGTCAAG AGTCTTCTGAAAGCCAAACAAATGCGTTAAAAGCGTACTCGAGCCTCGAGCCTGGGGACTTCACCGGCTTCCTCAAAATCCTACGGAGCCCTTCCTCCCAGCGCTTGCAGTCCCGATGCACAGCTTTTCTCAACACAGTGGAGGCTTACCAT GATCTGCCGGTACAGAAACAGTCGGACCTCGTGCAGGATTTCTTCCAGTCGTTTGCAGAATATTTTGACA GTCTTCCTGAGGCTCAGGTCACTCAGATAATGGAGCACGTAGAGAAGCTAATAATGACACGGTTGCACAAATGGGTTTTCTGTCATGACAGCTGTGATGATGAACAGAAGGACCTGGCTCTCCAGAGGAGAATACG CTCCTTGAACTGGGTTACGCCGCAGATGCTGAGTGTTCCTTTTCCTGAAAAAAAGATTGCGGTTACAAGCGACCCCTTTCTGCCTGCTATAACAG CCATAATTGAAATGGATGCCAAACGAGCGCCACAGGACAAACTAGCCTGTGTGTGCAAATGCAGTCAGCATGTCTTCGAGGCACTCTCCAACTCAAGCAGTGAACCTGCTAATGCAGATGACTTCCTGTCAGGACTGATTTACGTGGTGTTGAAGGCTAACCCACCCCGGCTACACTCTAACATGCAATATGTGATTCGGTTTGGTCTCCCTCACAGTCTGATGGCAGGAGAGAGTGGCTACTATTTCACAAATCTG TCTTGTGCTGTGGCCTTCATTGATAAGCTGGATGGACCGGCACTAAACCTCAGTCCAGAGGAGTTTGAAAGCTACATGCTGAATCAGGGTGCTCCTCCTGGAGTAATCAAGAGGCAGCAGACTACCAGTGACACAAAACACCTCTTGGAGGAGCTACAAGGCCGACAGGAGAAGCTGCACCAGGGGATGGATTCTCTTAATGTTCAGCTTCAGAACTGGGTACAAGCAGTTCATTCCCAACTGGATGAGGCAACAACACAGTTTGCTCTGGTACAGAAGGAAGTAACAGCTCAGGCTGCGCTCTCTAACGTTTTGTCATCCACATCTCACGATGCTCCGCCTCAGAGGGATGACGAAGACCAGTCGGTGCTGGTGCTTGCTGATCTACATGCAGGTCCAAAAGATACCGACTGTtag